In Streptomonospora litoralis, one DNA window encodes the following:
- a CDS encoding phage minor head protein, with protein sequence MAMPLPEPDDTTPDLNAMEEATREDIERHLVPAQRAAEQNPRTPLDRTRQRGRVARLLREARAALTDTATNAARQAVRIGAAGARTEAPPPDGREQDGIPDDTQTANLTADVDLRQDVRFIITTSGLHVETGPRAVEPALAVQQTASRVWNVTATAITRAHTAGRAWYAALFAYDLKWYTRRDERVCPICRPAHGRVIGSRERFTLREVDWEAFSGRPPAHFRCRCYAQVLRR encoded by the coding sequence ATGGCGATGCCGCTGCCCGAGCCCGACGACACCACGCCCGACCTCAACGCCATGGAGGAGGCCACCCGCGAGGACATCGAACGCCACCTGGTCCCGGCCCAGCGCGCGGCCGAGCAGAACCCCCGCACCCCCCTCGACCGCACCCGCCAGCGCGGCCGGGTCGCCCGCCTGCTGCGCGAGGCCCGCGCCGCCCTCACCGACACCGCGACCAACGCCGCCCGCCAGGCGGTGCGCATCGGCGCCGCCGGCGCCCGCACCGAGGCGCCCCCGCCCGACGGGCGCGAACAGGACGGCATCCCCGACGACACGCAGACCGCGAACCTCACCGCGGACGTCGACCTGCGCCAAGACGTCCGCTTCATCATCACCACGAGCGGGCTGCACGTGGAGACCGGGCCGCGCGCCGTCGAACCCGCCCTGGCGGTGCAGCAGACCGCCAGCCGGGTGTGGAACGTCACCGCGACCGCGATCACCCGCGCCCACACGGCAGGACGGGCCTGGTACGCCGCCCTCTTCGCCTACGACCTGAAGTGGTACACGCGCCGCGACGAACGGGTGTGCCCGATCTGCCGGCCCGCCCACGGCCGGGTGATCGGCAGCAGGGAGCGCTTCACCCTCCGGGAGGTGGACTGGGAGGCGTTCTCCGGGCGGCCGCCGGCGCATTTCCGGTGCCGCTGCTACGCCCAGGTGCTGCGGCGCTGA
- a CDS encoding 3'-5' exoribonuclease: MTCYAYDFEFHEDGKVIDPISLAIVCEDGREYYAVVADAGWDRIREHDWLMRNVVPHLPITGRKQVDAYLKTGQRQWPKPLVNSVGPDHTDARVKPRWVVANEVREFLLAAGEPELWADFGAYNHVALAQLWGPMIRLPQGLPMFTRDLQQELAHRPDAAVPDQEAGAHDALADARHLMVCLRRLGIAEPAPAEAS; the protein is encoded by the coding sequence ATGACCTGCTATGCCTACGACTTCGAGTTCCACGAGGACGGGAAGGTCATCGACCCGATCTCGCTCGCCATCGTGTGCGAGGACGGCCGCGAGTACTACGCCGTGGTCGCCGACGCCGGCTGGGACCGCATCCGCGAGCACGACTGGCTGATGCGCAACGTCGTGCCGCACCTGCCCATCACCGGCCGCAAACAGGTGGACGCCTACCTGAAGACCGGCCAGCGCCAGTGGCCGAAACCGCTGGTGAACAGCGTCGGCCCCGACCACACCGACGCCCGCGTGAAACCGCGGTGGGTCGTCGCCAACGAGGTGCGGGAGTTCCTCCTCGCCGCCGGTGAGCCGGAGCTGTGGGCCGACTTCGGGGCCTACAACCACGTCGCCCTCGCCCAGCTCTGGGGGCCGATGATCCGCCTGCCTCAAGGGCTGCCGATGTTCACGCGCGACCTCCAGCAGGAGTTGGCGCACCGCCCTGATGCGGCCGTTCCCGACCAGGAGGCCGGCGCCCACGACGCGCTCGCCGACGCCCGCCACCTCATGGTGTGCCTGCGCCGCCTCGGCATCGCCGAACCCGCCCCCGCGGAGGCGTCATGA
- a CDS encoding HIT family protein — MPTYTKRDLPERGGIGPLCYDACLDQAPEGHDLCPGELLFFQCACRCHTDHAPPCVFCAILAGDEPATIVREWKDAIAFTPLNPVVEGHTLVIPRVHVDSAATDPDIAAATMRRAVQLAAEAEHSNILTSIGKPATQSVFHLHVHVVPRRAGDGLMLPWGTTGNPHDPHWCHPAETAHNQAERYHTAWESARRRAARARADLRFAIEGDDEDAQTIRRQERERCARYLQDNVLGAGPGTDALANGMRALPDTEDPA, encoded by the coding sequence ATGCCCACCTACACCAAGCGCGACCTGCCCGAGCGCGGCGGCATCGGCCCGCTGTGCTACGACGCCTGCCTCGACCAGGCTCCCGAAGGCCACGACCTGTGCCCCGGCGAGCTGCTGTTCTTCCAGTGCGCCTGCCGCTGCCACACCGACCATGCCCCGCCCTGCGTGTTCTGCGCCATTCTCGCCGGCGACGAACCCGCCACCATCGTCCGGGAGTGGAAGGACGCGATCGCCTTCACCCCACTCAACCCCGTGGTGGAAGGGCACACCCTCGTGATCCCCCGGGTGCACGTGGACTCGGCCGCCACCGACCCCGACATCGCCGCGGCCACCATGCGCCGCGCCGTCCAGCTCGCCGCCGAGGCCGAGCACTCCAACATCCTCACCTCCATCGGAAAGCCGGCCACCCAGTCCGTGTTCCACCTGCACGTCCACGTGGTGCCGCGGCGTGCGGGTGACGGGCTGATGCTGCCCTGGGGCACCACCGGCAACCCCCACGACCCCCACTGGTGCCACCCGGCCGAAACCGCCCACAACCAGGCCGAGAGGTACCACACCGCCTGGGAATCCGCCCGCCGCCGCGCAGCCCGAGCACGCGCGGACCTGCGCTTCGCCATCGAGGGCGACGACGAGGACGCCCAGACCATCCGCCGGCAGGAGCGCGAACGGTGCGCGCGCTACCTGCAGGACAACGTCCTCGGGGCCGGCCCCGGAACCGACGCGCTCGCCAACGGCATGCGCGCCCTGCCCGACACCGAGGACCCCGCATGA